One genomic window of Nicotiana sylvestris chromosome 10, ASM39365v2, whole genome shotgun sequence includes the following:
- the LOC104238565 gene encoding uncharacterized protein, with protein MAVVVGNIALLLDGTHVITPRAAVVLPDRKTKDVLLNFFVKKDPCQNQSMYTSSGFEIEKDRVNLKVGFRGKVISKVGSVDYENLSDDENGNGFEDEGESGEEFDWEKEMRRRVKEIEEMKELEKKAEELQNRVDEEFDEEGESSEETEEEKRERVRRELEKVAKEQSERRKTAQLMFDLGQKAYGKGMYGRAIEFLEGALTIIPRPTLFGGEIQIWLAMAYEANNRHADCIDLYKQLERKHPSISIRRQAAELRYILQAPKLKISQEEMVTIPLIGSSYDSYAGTWTDKNKDKDERQSRSTTIQLPSSRDWLGDFMVWKPAVGMENSQSFWAILTIWIALVGAALFLQK; from the exons ATGGCGGTAGTGGTCGGAAACATAGCACTATTACTCGACGGAACTCACGTGATCACCCCACGTGCTGCTGTCGTGTTACCAGATCGCAAAACAAAAGACGTTCTTTTGAACTTTTTTGTAAAGAAAGACCCATGTCAGAATCAAAGCATGTACACTTCTAGCGGGTTTGAAATTGAGAAAGATAGAGTAAATCTGAAAGTGGGTTTTAGAGGAAAAGTGATTTCGAAAGTGGGTTCTGTGGATTATGAGAATTTAAGTGATGATGAAAATGGAAATGGGTTTGAGGATGAAGGAGAAAGTGGAGAAGAGTTTGATTGGGAGAAAGAGATGAGGAGGAGAGTGAAGGAAATAGAAGAGATGAAGGAGTTGGAGAAGAAAGCTGAGGAGTTGCAGAATCGGGTCGATGAGGAGTTTGATGAGGAAGGTGAAAGTAGCGAAGAGACTGAGGAGGAGAAGCGGGAGAGAGTTCGAAGGGAGCTCGAAAAG GTGGCAAAAGAGCAATCTGAACGCAGAAAAACTGCTCAATTAATGTTTGATTTGGGCCAGAAGGCTTATGGGAAGGGCATGTATGGACGTGCAATAGAATTCCTCGAGGGTGCTCTTACTATCATTCCTAGACCAACCTTGTTTGGTGGAGAG ATACAAATATGGCTTGCTATGGCTTATGAAGCTAATAACCGCCATGCTGACTGCATTGATTTGTATAAGCAATTAGAAAGGAAACATCCCAGTATCAGTATCCGACGTCAAGCTGCAGAGCTTCGCTATATATTGCAAGCACCTAAGCTGAAGATATCTCAAGAAGAAATGGTTACCATACCACTAATCGGTTCTAGCTATGATAG TTATGCTGGAACATGGACTGACAAAAACAAGGACAAAGATGAAAGACAAAGTCGGTCAACAACAATTCAGCTTCCATCAAGCAGGGACTGGTTGGGGGACTTTATGGTGTGGAAACCAGCAGTTGGTATGGAGAATAGCCAATCATTCTGGGCA